The Neurospora crassa OR74A linkage group IV, whole genome shotgun sequence genome has a segment encoding these proteins:
- a CDS encoding glycosyl hydrolase translates to MLLDRCLATVVFGLLAVSTVSAACTDLLIDDFSKWVEGTNNLNWPNGDDGSMTSIAAAAGKVQFIPKDGGSYFYESFSCQQAVTLGYGGIQFTLQGPAGGSVAFELQTSASCNASDTGNYTSSYNVISGLTGSQQTIDLPLLGFDNNPNYDAIVGLVWSEFSQTNAIWSIGNIKLTCGAVAVPTTTAAPTTQPSSTTRSVVPTSTTRSVITTVTRSSASPTATACSNLLIDDWESQSRLTFLGYNAMNQASSDDGTMSSIVVSNHRVLLTPKNQESYFYSQFGCLNTNDKYGGISFRIRAARGTTFAVQMSYFATCGSSTGRKTISMTSTQLKWTFDGTERLYYFPFSVFTGLDTTKLDMIYFSSFNAAVIFGPMSFYCGSTASEYILPSLPPPANTGASPTVPAPSSNAKPFVIDSFTNKDTNNLGQWHGGDDGMTVTFGKNSITIRTNDSDLGWNTQLASTCFDMTPYSTAYLHVAYTGSNKFSIALQQHNAHCDDSIKPYPETWDSLEAARYSFNGGSDIYIPISHFHINLTRTIGFNLRGFFSPSESTVITKMELIPSIPSGISIPHKLPSGNLVFACTRPNSFAFAIDDGDPKLASRVMSIVEAAQIPVTFFTVGLPLLDPSTNLSKIYRDMASKGHQIALHSYTHPKMEGLPTIADIDWEYQNDIGAVRQTFPSSKISPYFRPPFGTEGARMRQRLVENLGRDDNKAYIVGWSVDVEDWLWAESETPEKQLEAFKRDLKAGGNLVVMHYLYESTVGYLEEFIQLAKASGKRLMRVDQCMEDPEAPPLT, encoded by the exons ATGTTGCTCGATCGTTGTCTTGCAACCGTGGTTTTTGGTCTGTTGGCCGTCTCCACGGTCAGCGCTGCCTGCACCGACCTCCTCATCGACGACTTTTCCAAATGGGTTGAGGGAACAAACAATCTGAATTGGCCCAACGGAG ACGATGGATCCATGACTTCAATCGCTGCCGCTGCGGGCAAGGTTCAGTTCATTCCCAAAGACGGCGGATCATACTTTTACGAATCCTTCTCATGCCAACAAGCCGTCACCCTTGGTTATGGCGGAATCCAGTTCACTCTTCAGGGGCCAGCTGGAGGGTCTGTTGCCTTTGAGCTACAAACATCTGCGAGTTGCAACGCCAGTGACACGGGCAATTACACCAGCTCCTACAATGTCATCAGCGGCTTGACGGGGAGCCAGCAGACCATTGACTTGCCACTGCTGGGCTTTGACAACAATCCCAACTATGATGCTATCGTTGGGCTTGTCTGGTCCGAGTTCTCTCAGACGAATGCCATCTGGTCCATCGGCAACATCAAGCTGACTTGCGGAGCTGTGGCTGTTCCAACCACCACAGCTGCCCCTACCACTCAAC CCTCTTCCACAACCCGTTCCGTAGTaccaacctccaccacccgctCCGTCATCACAACGGTCACCAGGTCATCCGCCAGTCCGACAGCTACTGCCTGCTCGAACTTGCTGATCGATGACTGGGAGTCACAGTCCCGGCTGACCTTCCTGGGTTACAATGCCATGAACCAAGCCTCGAGCGATGACGGCACCATGTCCTCCATCGTGGTCAGTAACCACCGCGTCCTGCTGACCCCCAAGAACCAAGAGTCGTACTTTTACAGCCAATTCGGCTGCCTGAACACTAACGACAAGTACGGCGGCATCTCCTTTCGCATCCGCGCCGCACGCGGCACCACCTTTGCCGTACAAATGTCCTATTTCGCAACCTGCGGCTCCAGCACCGGGCGCAAGACCATCTCCATGACGTCCACGCAGCTCAAATGGACCTTTGACGGCACCGAGCGTCTCTACTATTTCCCCTTTTCCGTCTTCACCGGCCTGGACACGACAAAGCTTGATATGATCTACTTTTCGTCCTTCAACGCCGCCGTGATTTTCGGGCCCATGTCCTTCTACTGCGGCAGCACCGCCTCCGAATACATCCTCCCATCCCTCCCGCCACCTGCCAACACGGGCGCGTCCCCGACCGTGCCGGCCCCTTCCTCCAACGCCAAGCCCTTTGTCATTGACTCTTTTACCAACAAGGACACCAACAATCTCGGCCAGTGGCACGGTGGCGACGACGGCATGACAGTCACCTTTGGCAAGaactccatcaccatccgCACCAACGACTCTGACCTCGGCTGGAACACGCAGCTGGCAAGCACCTGCTTTGACATGACGCCCTATTCCACCGCCTACCTGCACGTCGCCTACACAGGGAGCAACAAGTTCTCCATTGCCCTCCAACAACACAATGCCCACTGCGACGACTCCATCAAACCCTACCCGGAAACGTGGGACTCGCTCGAAGCCGCGCGCTACTCTTTCAATGGCGGGTCTGACATTTACATCCCCATCTCCCACTTCCACATCAACCTAACCCGTACCATCGGCTTCAACCTCCGCGGCTTTTTCTCCCCTTCCGAATCcaccgtcatcaccaagATGGAACTCATCCCCTCCATCCCCTCAGGTATTTCCATCCCGCACAAACTCCCCTCGGGTAATCTCGTCTTCGCCTGCACGCGCCCCAACTCCTTCGCCTTCGCcatcgacgacggcgaccCCAAACTCGCCAGCCGCGTCATGTCCATTGTCGAAGCCGCCCAAATCCCCGTAACTTTCTTTACTGTCGGCCTCCCCCTACTAGACCCATCCACGAACCTATCCAAAATCTACCGCGACATGGCTTCCAAAGGACACCAGATCGCTTTACATTCGTATACCCATCCGAAAATGGAAGGGTTGCCTACTATCGCTGATATAGATTGGGAATACCAAAATGATATCGGGGCAGTGCGACAGACGTTTCCTTCTTCGAAAATCAGTCCGTATTTTCGGCCGCCGTTTGGGACGGAAGGGGCGAGGATGCGCCAGCGGTTGGTGGAAAACTTGGGAAGAGATGATAACAAAGCGTATATAGTGGGCTGGAGTGTCGATGTGGAGGATTGGTTGTGGGCGGAGAGCGAGACGCCCGAGAAGCAGCTCGAGGCTTTTAAAAGAGATTTGAAAGCAGGGGGAaacttggtggtgatgcatTATTTGTATGAGAGCACGGTGGGGTATTTGGAGGAGTTCATACAGCTTGCCAAGGCGAGTGGGAAGCGGTTGATGAGGGTTGATCAGTGCATGGAGGACCCAGAGGCGCCGCCTTTGACTTGA
- the uvs-2 gene encoding postreplication repair E3 ubiquitin-protein ligase rad-18, whose translation MDVFGDEAFNVPDSTDWLGTPLACLMPVEQAFRCHVCKDFYDSPMLTSCNHTFCSLCIRRCLSVDSKCPLCRATDQESKLRGNWALREAVEAFKNSRKVLLEFARTPPTIQAILPDQAGPSSPSKRKATEMEGPKEEDPESKRPRRSTRSTRARAAELTAAILQEEQDTTPSADPDYVDQPPDDGLVACPICLTRMKEQQVDRHLDTSCPGSPQAASKRRPIPAQTPQPSTFPSFNTRLTSQTNQKPPERLPALAYSMLRDTALRKKLSELGLSTHGSRQLLEKRHKEWITLWNANCDSSRPKKRSELLRDLDEWERTVGNPGTAAGGGGGQQGLGLMARAQATGAQIKDKEFDGKAWATRYGGSFGDLIKQARQGIKRQTLDGNGEKADTKGGGGGEDVGPAELPTLQAREGESSAAPTRMDIVPPSSPPRPGQVDDADTEHDGQAPGKDAIAEDTAMREQVIPGTPDKERQWETSQQQQPPIPGDAQLSGMKKPNPETC comes from the exons ATGGACGTCTTTGGCGATGAAGCCTTCAACGTCCCCGACTCGACCGACTGGCTGGGCACGCCCCTCGCATGCCTGATGCCCGTCGAACAGGCTTTCCGCTGTCACGTATGCAAGGACTTTTACGACTCTCCCATGCTCACATCCTGCAATCACACCTTTTGCTCCTTGTGCATCCGAAGATGTCTGTCCGTCGACAGCAAGTGCCCGCTCTGTCGCGCCACCGACCAGGAATCCAAGCTCAGAGGCAACTGGGCTTTGCGCGAAGCCGTAGAAGCCTTCAAGAACTCCCGCAAAGTCCTTCTCGAGTTTGCTAGGACACCACCGACCATTCAGGCGATACTGCCAGACCAAGCAGGCCCCAGTTCGCCATCAAAACGAAAGGCGACCGAAATGGAGGGGCCAAAAGAGGAGGACCCAGAAAGcaagaggccgaggaggtcAACCAGATCAACAAGAGCCCGAGCCGCCGAGTTGACAGCGGCAATACTACAAGAAGAGCAAGACACCACACCTTCAGCCGACCCGGATTACGTCGACCAACCACCCG ACGACGGCCTAGTAGCCTGCCCCATCTGCCTCACCCGCATGAAGGAACAGCAAGTCGACCGCCACCTCGACACCTCTTGTCCCGGTTCTCCCCAGGCCGCATCCAAACGACGACCGATCCCCGCTCAAACACCACAGCCATCGACCTTTCCATCCTTCAACACCCGCCTCACATCTCAAACCAACCAAAAACCACCCGAACGCCTCCCCGCCCTAGCCTACTCCATGCTGCGCGACACCGCCCTGCGCAAGAAACTCTCCGAACTCGGCCTCTCCACCCACGGTTCTCGCCAGCTCTTGGAGAAGCGCCACAAGGAGTGGATCACGCTTTGGAACGCCAACTGCGACTCTTCGCGACCCAAAAAGCGGTCCGAGTTACTTCGCGATCTAGACGAATGGGAACGGACAGTAGGGAATCCCGgcacagcagcaggaggaggaggggggcaGCAGGGACTCGGACTCATGGCGAGGGCGCAAGCTACTGGAGCGCAgatcaaggacaaggagtTCGATGGCAAAGCTTGGGCAACTCGGTATGGAGGGAGTTTTGGGGATTTGATCAAGCAGGCCCGGCAGGGGATTAAGAGGCAGACTTTGGATGGTAATGGGGAGAAGGCGGATACCAagggtgggggtgggggtgaGGATGTTGGCCCAGCTGAACTTCCGACACTACAAGCGAGAGAGGGGGAAAGCAGTGCAGCGCCAACACGGATGGATATTGTCCCGCCATCAAGTCCACCACGACCGGGGCAGGTGGATGACGCGGATACAGAACACGACGGGCAAGCTCCTGGAAAGGATGCTATAGCAGAGGATACCGCCATGAGGGAACAAGTCATTCCCGGGACTCCAGACAAGGAACGGCAGTGGGAGACgtcacagcagcagcagccaccaATACCTGGGGATGCTCAACTGAGTGGGATGAAGAAGCCAAATCCAGAGACATGTTAA
- a CDS encoding MFS multidrug transporter: protein MITKVQNQQPPFPHGTSAATFPPPEAAEQPYSIFDKRQKALIVLIISVAATFSGFASNVYFPALPTIAKDLNVSIELVNLTVTSYLIFQGIAPSLWGPISDVKGRRITYCCTFVVFLGACIGLGEAKSYAAVLVLRCLQSTGSASTIAIGSGVIGDITTRDERGGFMGIFQAGLLVPVAVGPIIGGALADRLGWRAIFWFLAIYSGVFVVSLILLMPETLRSVVGNGSRIPSNPIARYPLVVYQRTSRVKWDVATEPAARKRIDLVGPFRILVSKQAAPVIVFLAVYYAVWQMSITAMSTLLEDRYGLGETEIGLSFIANGVGSMVGTLVMGKVLDKDYGRIKARYEAQSNSAPNADGHGDDSDGNDFPLEKARLRLVPIFALLQCASITLFGWTIQYPQKVHMAVPIVSTFITGWTAIATQSVIMTYLVDVFHDRSAAASASLNLARCLFAAAGTSSVMPMVNALGVGLAFTVCVVAQLVALLGLAVQWRFGARWRRELERRR, encoded by the exons ATGATTACTAAAGTTCAAAatcaacaaccacctttCCCTCATGGCACTTCTGCCGCCACCTTTCCTCCACCAGAAGCCGCGGAGCAACCGTATAGCATCTTTGACAAGCGACAGAAAGCCCTGATAGTCCTTATAATTTCTGTCGCTGCAACAT tctcgGGCTTTGCGTCGAATGTATACTTTCCCGCTCTACCTACTATCGCCAAGGACCTCAATGTTTCCATCGAGCTCGTCAACTTGACCGTCACCTCGTACCTCATCTTCCAAGGCATAGCGCCAAGCTTGTGGGGCCCCATCTCGGATGTGAAGGGACGCCGGATCACGTACTGTTGCACCTTTGTGGTCTTTCTCGGCGCCTGCATTGGTCTGGGAGAGGCCAAGAGCTATGCTGCGGTGCTCGTGTTGCGATGCCTCCAGAGCACGGGCAGCGCGAGCACCATCGCCATCGGCTCGGGCGTGATTGGAGACATCACGACGCGTGATGAGCGTGGCGGCTTCATGGGCATCTTCCAAGCAGGATTGCTCGTGCCTGTGGCTGTGGGACCGATTATCGGAGGCGCGCTGGCGGACCGTTTAGGGTGGAGGGCCATCTTTTGGTTCTTGGCCATCTACAGCGGTGTTTTCGTCGTGTCCTTGATTCTCTTGATGCCCGAGACACTGAGGTCGGTTGTTGGCAATGGGAGCCGGATTCCGTCGAACCCCATCGCCCGGTATCCGCTTGTCGTCTACCAAAGAACTAGCCGCGTCAAATGGGACGTCGCCACCGAGCCCGCGGCAAGAAAACGCATCGACCTTGTCGGTCCCTTTCGGATTCTTGTCAGCAAACAAGCCGCGCCCGTCATCGTCTTTCTCGCTGTTTATTACGCTGTTTGGCAGATGAGCATCACGGCCATGTCCACGCTCCTTGAGGACCGGTATGGGCTTGGGGAGACCGAAATTGGTCTGAGCTTCATCGCCAATGGTGTAGGATCCATGGTCGGCACGCTGGTCATGGGAAAAGTCCTTGACAAGGACTATGGCCGCATCAAAGCCCGGTATGAGGCTCAATCAAACTCGGCCCCTAACGCCGACGGTCATGGTGACGACTCGGACGGCAATGATTTCCCCCTCGAAAAGGCGCGTCTGCGCCTGGTCCCGATCTTTGCCCTCCTGCAGTGCGCATCCATCACTTTATTTGGCTGGACCATTCAGTACCCGCAAAAGGTGCACATGGCGGTACCGATTGTGTCCACCTTCATCACGGGCTGGACGGCCATCGCCACCCAATCCGTCATCATGACCTACCTTGTCGATGTGTTCCACGACCGCAGCGCAGCCGCCAGTGCGAGCCTGAACCTCGCCCGGTGCCtgttcgccgccgccggtacGAGCTCTGTGATGCCCATGGTCAATGCCCTTGGCGTCGGGCTAGCCTTCACCGTCTGCGTCGTGGCTCAGCTCGTCGCGCTGCTGGGGCTGGCGGTGCAGTGGAGATTCGGTGCCAGATGGAGGAGAGAGCTTGAGAGACGGAGATAG
- the gna-3 gene encoding G-protein alpha subunit, with protein sequence MIKMGACMSKNDEETEQKKRSQKIDRDLEEDSKKLRKECKILLLGSGESGKSTIVKQMKIIHLKGYSDEELTNYRPTVYKNLLECAKAVVNAMHQFDIQPADPSLRPYVEFLQDYNMEGCPPGQSIDPKVGTAIQALWNDPAKEQLMERQTEFYLMDSAEYFFTEVMRIVAEDYRPNEMDVLRARTKTTGIYETRFKMGQLSIHMFDVGGQRSERKKWIHCFENVTSIIFCVALSEYDQVLLEESSQNRMMESLLLFDSVVNSRWFMRTSIILFLNKVDIFKQKLGRSPLGNYFPDYSGGNDVNKAAKYLLWRFNQVNRAHLNLYPHLTQATDTSNIRLVFAAVKETILNNALKDSGIL encoded by the exons ATGATCAAGATGGGCGCATGCATGAGCAAGAACGACGAGGAGAcggagcagaagaagaggagccaGAAGATCGATCGCGACCTAGAGGAGGACTCCAAGAAGCTACGGAAAGAATGCAAGATTCTACTTTTGG GCTCCGGCGAGAGCGGTAAATCGACCATTGTGAAGCAGATGAAGATCATACATCTCAAGGGCTATTCAGATGAGGAGCTCACAAATTACCGACCAACCGTCTACAAGAATCTGTTGGAATGCGCAAAGGCGGTTGTGAATGCTATGCACCAGTTTGATATCCAGCCAGCAGATCCGTCGCTACGGCCCTACGTCGAGTTCTTGCAGGACTACAACATGGAGGGGTGTCCACCAGGACAGTCGATAGACCCCAAAGTCGGCACAGCTATCCAGGCACTATGGAATGATCCAGCAAAGGAGCAACTCATGGAGAGGCAAACAGAGTTCTATCTTATGGACTCTGCAGAATA TTTCTTCACCGAGGTCATGAGGATTGTGGCCGAAGACTACCGACCAAATGAAATGGATGTACTTCGCGCCAGAACAAAGACGACGGGTATCTACGAGACAAGATTCAAGATGGGGCAGCTCAGTATCCA CATGTTTGATGTGGGCGGGCAACGTAGTGAACGCAAGAAGTGGATTCACTGCTTCGAAAACGTcacatccatcatcttctgtGTTGCCCTGAGCGAGTACGACCAAGTATTGCTCGAGGAGAGCAGTCAG AACCGCATGATGGAGAGTCTGCTGCTCTTCGATTCGGTCGTCAATTCACGGTGGTTTATGAGAACGAGTATCATCCTGTTTCTCAACAAGGTCGACATCTTCAAGCAGAAACTGGGGCGGTCACCTCTAGGGAACTATTTCCCGGATTATTCCGGTGGAAACGACGTCAACAAGGCCGCCAAGTATCTATTGTGGCGGTTTAACCAGGTTAACAGGGCTCACCTTAACCTATATCCTCA CTTGACACAAGCCACCGATACCTCCAACATCCGTCTCGTGTTTGCTGCCGTCAAGGAAACCATTCTCAATAACGCCCTTAAAGACTCCGGTATTCTATGA